In one Sesamum indicum cultivar Zhongzhi No. 13 linkage group LG12, S_indicum_v1.0, whole genome shotgun sequence genomic region, the following are encoded:
- the LOC105174964 gene encoding protein TIC 20-v, chloroplastic, with amino-acid sequence MAINSLFSFPSTLQNKQSLFSFSSLNPKLSYSSSPASIPHFPTPPLRNPRTIRRSLIIAQSKDSNSADAPDRLISAITYFYPFFDGIQYGKYVITQFSPFQAFIQPLVPAIRVFKSFPFNGFLVFLTLYFVVVRNPNFSRYVRFNTMQAIVLDVLLIFPDLLERSFSPRDGVGLDLMMSLDSTVFLFLLVCLIYGSSSCLLGQLPRLPLVADAADRQVL; translated from the coding sequence ATGGCCATCAACTCTCTTTTCTCCTTCCCTTCAACTCTACAAAACAAGCAAtcccttttctctttctcttctctaAACCCAAAACTCAGTTATTCTTCATCTCCAGCATCAATTCCTCACTTCCCAACTCCCCCACTAAGAAATCCAAGAACTATCAGGAGGTCCCTCATCATCGCCCAATCCAAGGACAGCAACTCCGCCGATGCGCCGGACCGGTTAATATCTGCCATCACTTACTTCTACCCCTTCTTCGATGGCATTCAGTACGGAAAATATGTCATCACGCAGTTTTCTCCCTTTCAGGCCTTCATCCAACCATTGGTTCCAGCTATTAGGGTCTTCAAGAGCTTTCCCTTTAATGGGTTCTTGGTATTCTTGACGCTCTACTTCGTTGTTGTGAGGAACCCCAACTTCAGTAGGTATGTAAGGTTCAATACTATGCAGGCTATTGTTCTTGATGTGCTTTTGATATTTCCTGACCTGTTGGAGAGGAGTTTTAGCCCGAGAGATGGGGTGGGGTTGGACTTGATGATGAGCTTGGATAGCACTGTGTTTTTGTTCCTCTTGGTTTGCTTGATTTATGGCTCGTCTTCTTGTTTGCTGGGCCAGCTCCCAAGATTGCCTCTTGTTGCTGATGCTGCTGATAGGCAAGTGCTGTAG